The Anabaena sp. PCC 7108 region TTACCACCAGAGTATGATGAATGGTTAGCAAAACAACCGCAATTTAATTCGTTTGTTGCTAATCAACTCAGAATTTTATCTCCTCGTGATGGTGATTTATTTTTAGTAAATCCTGGTACAGAAGGACAGCAAAAATTAGAATTCAAACTAGCTGGTGCATCTAATCAACCGATAGAGTGGTGGCTGAATGGTAAGCAGTTATCTCCACAATCAGCTAATGGTTTATTTTGGCATTTACGCCCTGGTAGCTGGACTTTAGAAGCCAGAAGTAACCAGATGAGTGATAGGATAACTTTTCAAGTTGAGTTAGCTAATAACCAACCTATGCGTCCTGGTTTTTCTGTAGTCAATTCCACAAAATATCAGAATTCTGGAAATTGATTAAGTTTTACTAAAAAACCTGATTTATCTTCCGGAAATTCTGGAAAAAAAATTGATCTTGTAAATTAAGACTGAAGTTTTTATCAAATTCATCTAGCCATGACTAACACACAAGAAAGCAAATCTGCCAAAAAGACAAAACAGTCTTTTCCCTCCGTTGATATTGGTACTCCGAAAGTACCAGTTCGCAAAAGCAAAGCCAAAAAGCAGGAACGTGAATTACTCAGCGACTGGGAAGACGCGAGTTAATTAGAGAGCGAAAACTTGAACAAAGACTCCGCGTACCTTTGCGTTTACCTCAGCGAGCCTCTGCGTTTAAAAGTAGAGTTCCAAACCATCGTTAGTATATAATCAGTGTCCTATCAGTTTTTTTCTCAGGCAAAAAATCACACTTCGTTTGTACAAGCTGAAAAACCGTTAAATTGAGGTAAAAAGCAAAACTGTACAATAGTGATTTAGCCTAAGTTAAAAATGAAAGTAGCAATTACTGGAGCAACAGGATTTGTCGGTAGTCGTTTAGTAAAACGGCTACAAGATGAAGGTCATAGAGTACTAGTTTTCAGCCGGAATACTGGCCTTGCCCATAAGGTGTTTCCCTCTCAGGCTTTCCCAAATTTAGAAATATTAGCCTATACACCCGGTGTATCTGGTGCTTGGCAAGATACTATTGCTGGTTGTGATGGTGTGGTAAATTTGGCTGGAGAACCTATTGCTGAGGAACGTTGGACACCAGAACGTAAGCAGAAAATTCTCAATAGCCGCAAACTCGGTACACAAAAAATTGTGGAAGCTATAGCTAAGGTTAATCCTCAGCCAACTGTGTTAGTCAACGCTTCGGCTATTGGCTACTATGGAACTAGTGAAACTGCTACTTTTGATGAAAATAGCCCTTCTGGTAGAGATTTTCTGGCTCAAGTCTGCCAAGAATGGGAAGCAGAAGCACAAAAAGTGAAAGATGCTGGTGTGCGGTTGGTAATTTTGCGATTTGGCATTGTTTTGGGTAATGGTGGTGCTTTGGGGAAAATGATTACCCCTTTTAAACTCTTTGCCGGTGGACCTATTGGTAGTGGTCGGCAGTGGTTTTCATGGATTCATATAGACGATATAGTTAACTTAATTCTGCAAGCTTTAACTAAGCCAGAAATGGAGGGTATATATAATGCTACTGCTCCCAAACCTGTGCGAATGACAGAGTTGAGTACAACTATGGGACAGGTAATGAATCGTCCTTCTTGGTTGCCTGTGCCGTCTTTTGCTTTAGAAGCTATGTTAGGAGATGGGGCAATAGTAGTGTTAGAAGGTCAGCAAGTTCTCCCCAAACGCACTTTAACATCAGGTTTTCAGTACAAATATCCAAATTTGCCAACAGCACTAAAGCAAATTCTTGAATAATTCTTGAATAATTTGTAATTCAATTTTAGATTGGTAATTGGTAATTGGTAATTGGTAATTGGTAATTGGTAATTGGTAATTCAATCATTATTCCCTATTCCCTATTACCTATTCCCTCTTAACTGTCACCTGTCACCTGTCACCTGTCACCTATTACCTGTCACCTGTCACCTATCACCTATTACCTATTACCTATCACCTATCACCTATCACCTATTACCTGCTATAACTAGTTTTTCATAAATTTCTTAGAAACCCAACTGGTAATGCCACTCAGTAGCGCCCCACCCATCAGAATACCAATAGCGGGGTTAAATACAGGTATCCACAGTTGATGCCATAAATCTAAACCCAAATTGATTCCTGAAGCATTACCAGCAACCGCGACAGCAAACCACACAAAACCTAAAATCACCAGAAAAACATCAGCAACTAATAATATGTTTAGCCAGTTTAATAATTTATCTTTCATCTTGTAAGTAATGAGGCTGAATAAAAAAAGTTAGTAGTAAGGGCTTTAGCCCTATCAAACCTAGCAAGAGAGCGATTTATCGCTCACTACGACCAAAATTTTATCTGACATTTAATTCTGTCTACCTGACTTGAAAATAAGACCCCACCCCTAACCCCTCCCCGCTGTTTCGTAGAGGGGAATAAGAAGTTTTTTTTCATGTGTTCTGGTGTACACAGTTCATGATGGCTACTTATATGCTTCTAGAATTAGTAATCATAATTCGTAATTACTAATGAATTACGAATTACTTATCCCTAACGGCACTGAGGAACTATTACGACTGAAAAATTACAAATTATTTTTCAAATAGCCATTTTTTGACTTTTTCTAAACTCTGCCAATCTGGTTTTCTGCTTAAACCATCGGCAATGCTACCTTTAATTTCATCTTCCCATTCTTGGTTGACAAATATCAACTGTTGTGCAAAATCGATGTGTTCGCGCAAACCTTTTTGACCTGTTTCTAGCATAGCTAAGGCCAGATTAATCCTGGCTTGTGGGTCTTGTGGATTTAACTTGACTGCTTTATTTGCAGCTTTGTAGGCTAAGTTGGCTTTGTTATCGAGTAGATATAACCAAGCCAGACAAATCCAAGCCGAACTAGTTTTAGGAGAGCGATCGCACACTTCTTTAAATACCGGAATGAGCGATTCTACTGATTCTCCGGCTTTATAACGTTCTAAACCTGTGTCAAACAGTTCTTCAATTGGTATAGTCATTAGTCATTGGTTATTGGTCATTAATCATTGGTCATTATATTCACAACTGACCACTAACAATTGACTATATTACACACCAAATGACTTGCCGCAACCGCAGGTTTGGGAGGCATTAGGGTTAGTGAATTGAAACCCACCACCGATCATGGCATCACTATAATCGAGCATTAAACCATAGAGGTATAGTAGGCTCTTGGGGTCGCAGACAATTTTGAAGCCATCATAATCAAAAACTTCATCCTGAGGGGTGATCTTACTACTGTCCTCAAAATCCATCATGTAAGACATCCCGGAGCAACCACCTTGACGGACTCCTACCCGTAAACATAAATCTTGTCCTTGCTTGCCTTGAAGAGATTTTACCTGGTGTAATGCTGATTCGCTCAACAGAATACCGCGTTGTTTAGCTTGAGTCGCTTGTGTCATATGCTGTTTCAACTCCTGATTTAATCTCATCTTTACCCGTCACAGGCTTGTAATAGCCTTGGGGTTGCTCTTTCTAGTTTTCTTTTATTCTAGCTGTATTGATGTCTCTAGATGCTAAAAAAAGTCAGCACTTTGTCAACAGAGAAAAAGGATTTTTATTCTAGAATTGAGAGATTAGGTGTACTTAGAGATGGGAGATTTTTCTTTTTTCAGCCTGGTATCCATCTAAGCAGTCACCATTCTTCAGGTACAAACAGGGAAAATCCGATCCGAATTCTAGACATTCCCCACGGTTTACTTCTAAATAGCTTTTTTTGATTAACTTATTCTATGACAAGTTTTAATCGCTCTACCAGTCGTCGGTTGAAGAAATTAACCCAAATTCCTTCTATATGGGAGGGCGATCGTCGTCCGTTATCATCATCACAAACTCAACCCAGAGACTCAGAGTCGAAGGGAGAATGTATTCTCTGGGTGGATGGCTCCCAAGGTATTGTTAGAGGTATGGATGTGGTATCCCCAGAACTGGGGCCAGAAGCAATTGTTCGGACATTAATGCGAGCTATGGAGCATCCACAAAGTCCAGCTAAACCCGCCAGACCTCAAAGAATTGTGGTGCGAGATCGGGAAATTCAATTTTACCTGCGCGGGGTATTGCAAGATTTGGATATTGCGATTGACTACTCACCAGAATTACCTTTGATTGATGAACTGTTTCGCTCTTTTGCGGACATTATCGATAGTCAAATTCCCGATTTACCCCCACAATATGCAGAAATCCTCCAAGATAAGGCTTTTGCAATTTGGGAAGCGGCTCCTTGGGAATTTCTGGAAGAACAGCAAATTTTAGCAATAGAAATCAATAAGTGGGATATAGGAACACTCTATACCTCAGTCATGGGAATGCTGGGAATGGAGTATGGCATTTTGTTCTATCGTTCAGAAGATTCTCTGAAGCGATTTCGTGCTGATGTTTTAAGAGATGAAGAATCAACTCAGGGTTTAGAAGAAGCTTTCCTGAAGCAGGATTGCTTTTTTCTGACTTTTGAACAGGAGGAGGATGAGGATGAAGATGAGGATTTAGGGGATTTACCAATCTCAGAAATTGAACCGACTTTTGGGAATATTCACCCCTTGGAAGGGTTACGGTCTGTTTTATACGACGAAGAAGCACTTGTTGTCTTTGTCGCTCTGGAAAGTTTAATCCGCTTTATGCGCGATTACCGTCGTCAATTGTACGAAGATGATTTTCCTACTCTCAGCCGACGTTATCGCATTTCTTTACCCAATCTTGATCCAGAAACTAAATCAGTGTCTGTAACTGTCTCTACCATGCCTAAATTGGCAGCCGAATTAGAGGAAATGGCAGGCTTTGATCTTCCAGATGAAGATGAATTGGACTCCACGGTGTTCCGTTCCTTGCGGGATGATTTGATTCCAGAAGACTCTTTCCTCAGTTTAGGGGTGATTGCTTGGGAGATGTTAGATTCTTTACGCAAGGAGGTAAATTACCATCCAGTGGTGAACATCAATCAGGTGGGTGATGGATTACCCGTGATTTTAGTGCAAACTTCCCGTCCTAAGGCGAAAACTGTGATCGAGAAGATTGAAGCGGCTGGGGGACTGAAAGCTATTTGTTTTAATCCTGGTGTTGACAACTACCCTGGAGATTTCCAGGACACGCTTATGCCTCTGCAAATGCTCCCCGAACACCATCGCTATGATTTGGGTTTGTTGCAAACAGAGAATAGTGAGTTGTTCCTGTTTGGGGAATTTTTAGATAACGACCCCATTCATGTCGAAGCTAGAAAAAAATGGAATCAGCGCTGTGAAAATACCCAAGGTTATTGCGCCTTAATTATTGCCAAAGGACTGACGGGAGCTTCTCGCGGTAATCCGCAGTTAAAAGATATGATGGCTCTGTTTGAAGCGCGATCGCTCACTCCCAGAGATTTAGGACTCGGTACTCTCCAATTGATGCCCCAACTGGAATTTGAATAATTCTTTATGTAATTACCACAGATAAACATTTTTATTCCTATTTGATCGCCCCAGTGTTTATCTATGGCTTTTACAATAAAATTAAACTGTGTTCACTGCTTTCTTCTTTGTCAAAAGAGACAATAATTAATATCTAGAAAGGCATCAAGAATCATTATATATGGCAAACACCAAGGAGGTAAGCACACCAAAAGACTTTTCACATTATTACCTGTCACCTGCTATAAATAAAATTTAACCAGTGCAAGGAGGCAGTCTTGTCCCAATGACAAATATTTATGCCCACTTACTTAGCAAGATTATTTATACTTTAAAGAGTGAAAATTGTTGAACGAATAGGACTAAAGCTGCGTGTCACACCAAAAATCTATTGTATGTAGGGTGCGTCAGATATCAAAAATCTGTTTATTTACTAGATTTATGCAGTCTGACGCACCCTACCAATGTGCCAGTTGCGTAAGTCCTGACAAAAAATCTGAATGATTTTAATGATGTTCCTATTTCTCTGAGGCAAAGTCTGATACTATCATTTTTTCCTTTTGCAGCCAGATTAGTTCCACAGTGTTAATATACAGCAAATTGCATGACAAATAAAAAATGGGCCGTTAAACGTATAACTGTTAACCTAGCAACACAGGAAGCGGAAAAATTAGAAAAATATTGTCAACAGACTGGTAGACCCGCTACTGATGTAATTAGAGAACTCATTAGAGGTTTACCTCTCTCTGAAGAGGCTAAGGAAAAAGGCTAAGGGATGTGGAGATGGGGAGATAAATTTTAGATTTGAGATTGGAGTTAATTAGATATAGCAAGTGATAGGTGACAGAGTTGGAAGTGTTTTTGTGTCAAAGTTTTATCATCTGCTGATATCCTAACCACCTTGACCCGAAAAGAATGGGATACAAGCCCCGTCCCTTCGGCAAGCTCAGGACAAGCCTTCTAGAACGGCTTTATGGTAAAATTTAGGTAGAGTCGCCATAGGGCATGGGGAGACTTTAAACGGACATGGAGGGATGGTAAGACCACTTGTGGCGCAACCCAGCGAAGTGTCAAGGAATCCTCGCTCCTTGAGGACGAGGAGGTATGTCAAGGTTGCCATACAATCCAAAATCCTAACTTCCAAAATCGAAGACCCCATCACCAACTCCTAATTCCCAAGTGAGTAGCAAATTCCGACACTAACACAGTTACAATTTGTAAAGAAACTGATAGCGCCGCATGGCGTAAGCCATAAAGGAACGAGGGAATGCGCGTTGCAATTGTAGGTGCGGGACTAGCTGGGCTGGCAACCGCAGTAGATTTAGCTGATGC contains the following coding sequences:
- a CDS encoding TIGR01777 family oxidoreductase, whose protein sequence is MKVAITGATGFVGSRLVKRLQDEGHRVLVFSRNTGLAHKVFPSQAFPNLEILAYTPGVSGAWQDTIAGCDGVVNLAGEPIAEERWTPERKQKILNSRKLGTQKIVEAIAKVNPQPTVLVNASAIGYYGTSETATFDENSPSGRDFLAQVCQEWEAEAQKVKDAGVRLVILRFGIVLGNGGALGKMITPFKLFAGGPIGSGRQWFSWIHIDDIVNLILQALTKPEMEGIYNATAPKPVRMTELSTTMGQVMNRPSWLPVPSFALEAMLGDGAIVVLEGQQVLPKRTLTSGFQYKYPNLPTALKQILE
- a CDS encoding M48 family metallopeptidase, with translation MTIPIEELFDTGLERYKAGESVESLIPVFKEVCDRSPKTSSAWICLAWLYLLDNKANLAYKAANKAVKLNPQDPQARINLALAMLETGQKGLREHIDFAQQLIFVNQEWEDEIKGSIADGLSRKPDWQSLEKVKKWLFEK
- a CDS encoding iron-sulfur cluster assembly accessory protein — its product is MTQATQAKQRGILLSESALHQVKSLQGKQGQDLCLRVGVRQGGCSGMSYMMDFEDSSKITPQDEVFDYDGFKIVCDPKSLLYLYGLMLDYSDAMIGGGFQFTNPNASQTCGCGKSFGV
- a CDS encoding CopG family transcriptional regulator yields the protein MTNKKWAVKRITVNLATQEAEKLEKYCQQTGRPATDVIRELIRGLPLSEEAKEKG